Proteins encoded by one window of Cloeon dipterum chromosome 2, ieCloDipt1.1, whole genome shotgun sequence:
- the LOC135936087 gene encoding uncharacterized protein LOC135936087: MFSSALIPLLLLASVKGQSDSTTDCKKLDFSTLPETCCSNPLGSLLPTSKIPTACKASPKLLLWMNSYQLNNLQDQTLKNFIDPKSKAYLSTICDAAQFAQCVFKELSFIISNNILEADTISEHLSSLTTVKEWQTVIAYFLNPFLSADKGYKFTDILEDNFEYATCSSGTQSLIPLMFTQMIQSELIWMCPKFKEFTDSNKCLQKLKDFQYCDGKIYSPTAKGIFFFPQT, from the exons ATGTTCTCTTCGGCACTCATTCCTCTTCTG CTCTTAGCGTCCGTAAAAGGACAGTCGGACTCCACTACTGACTGCAAAAAACTTGATTTCTCG ACTCTGCCCGAAACATGTTGCTCTAATCCACTGGGGTCATTGCTCCCTACCAGCAAAATTCCAACCGCCTGCAAAGCGTCACCCAAATTATTGCTCTGGATGAATTCATACCAACTGAACAATCTGCAGGACCAGACactcaaaaatttcattgatccCAAAAGCAAGGCTTATC TCTCAACCATTTGTGACGCAGCG CAATTCGCACAATGCGTTTTCAAAGAGTTATCTTTCATT ATAAGCAACAACATTCTTGAAGCTGACACGATCAGTGAACACTTGTCCTCTTTGACGACAGTTAAAGAATGGCAAACTGTGATTGCCTACTTTCTCAATCCGTTCCTCTCCGCTGATAAGGGATATAAGTTTACAGATA ttttggaGGACAATTTTGAATATGCTACCTGTTCATCCGGAACGCAGAGTCTGATTCCTTTAATGTTCACACAAATGATTCAAAGTGAACTTATATGG ATGTGTCCCAAGTTCAAGGAGTTCACTgata GTAACAAATGTTTGCAAAAACTAAAAGATTTCCAGTACTGTGATGGCAAGATTTACTCCCCGACTGCAAAAGGAATTTTCTTCTTCCCACAGACATAA